Proteins encoded by one window of Microtus pennsylvanicus isolate mMicPen1 chromosome 18, mMicPen1.hap1, whole genome shotgun sequence:
- the Thrsp gene encoding thyroid hormone-inducible hepatic protein, which produces MQVLTKRYPKNCLLTVMDRYSAAVRNMEQVVMIPSLLRDVQLSGHQGSVREGAPDLYTYFTMLKTICVEVEHGLLPREEWQAKVASGEPSDPENEASEAEEADEERLAGELDLEAQFYRHFSSLHHILTHLTRKAQEVTRKYQEMTGQVL; this is translated from the coding sequence ATGCAAGTGCTGACCAAACGCTACCCCAAGAACTGCCTGCTGACGGTCATGGACCGGTACTCGGCTGCGGTGCGGAACATGGAGCAGGTGGTGATGATCCCCAGCCTCCTGAGGGACGTGCAGCTGAGCGGGCACCAGGGTTCCGTCCGGGAGGGAGCTCCGGATCTCTACACCTACTTCACCATGCTCAAGACCATCTGCGTGGAAGTGGAGCACGGGCTGCTCCCGAGGGAGGAGTGGCAGGCCAAGGTGGCCAGCGGCGAGCCCAGCGACCCTGAGAATGAGGCCTCCGAGGCAGAGGAGGCTGATGAGGAGAGGCTTGCCGGGGAGCTGGACCTAGAAGCTCAGTTCTATCggcatttctccagcctccatcaCATCCTTACCCACCTCACCCGGAAAGCCCAGGAGGTGACAAGGAAGTACCAGGAAATGACGGGACAGGTCCTGTAG